In a single window of the Limibacillus halophilus genome:
- a CDS encoding Csu type fimbrial protein yields MKQNSSTAFSALFFVSALLASVMVLIGRSSAQSLTETKEVVFRIQVVEGCALGVGATDPTSLGLIDFGQVSDLSNPIDATGGAGAGGVVVTCTPGTAFTMAIDAGLNGPSTVDRKLLNADIGQTLDYQLYWDAGRTTVWGDTPGQSAVADGSEQVFPVHARLVTSVTLPAPGIYTDRVLVTVTF; encoded by the coding sequence ATGAAGCAGAATTCAAGCACGGCTTTCAGCGCCCTCTTCTTTGTATCCGCGTTGCTTGCATCGGTCATGGTCTTGATTGGTCGGAGCTCCGCTCAGTCATTGACCGAAACCAAAGAGGTCGTATTCCGGATTCAAGTCGTAGAGGGCTGCGCGTTGGGTGTAGGTGCTACCGATCCCACAAGCCTTGGCCTGATCGACTTTGGACAAGTCAGCGATCTGTCCAATCCGATCGACGCGACCGGTGGGGCAGGAGCAGGTGGTGTTGTCGTCACCTGCACACCAGGCACGGCCTTCACGATGGCGATTGATGCCGGCCTCAATGGGCCGTCGACGGTAGACCGCAAGCTGTTGAACGCCGACATCGGGCAAACGCTTGACTACCAACTGTATTGGGATGCCGGCCGGACGACCGTCTGGGGTGACACACCCGGTCAAAGTGCCGTTGCCGATGGCTCTGAGCAGGTTTTCCCGGTCCATGCGCGCCTAGTGACCTCGGTCACATTGCCGGCGCCCGGAATCTACACCGACAGGGTCCTAGTGACCGTTACATTTTAA
- a CDS encoding sensor histidine kinase, with the protein MTKQALLSALPLPKVTYTLVAIIIVVCISLGAWISVGITSAQRSLNQAPHERIDYHLFQLEIELYRLVGAIDSTIRQIEKGRLVEGGAGSMLYQRYAIFWSRIDIFNEGQPAAMIGQIESGNDLVSGLEALLLSNERVAISKNPKIAELQPLRAQLEPWGLKVRNVALGGLFLESQVMTSLYSGLKRKFQYILGLGFVLFGAIATLIVFVISSSRAREQARKKIESQQNAIISMSSGTAHEFNNLLMAIRSTVEMARLETLDGNREQALQDLEAIHEESRRGVDLTQRLLRFIGHAPTDVRSLPAKELFEACTAAAETIIKRNSFDAKPTGSDLRLRVDVSGLTTAVSYLISNAEDATNNGNITLAGSSISLRRTAAKSLGLTEANYFVLSVSDNGTGMTPEVLAHCRESFYTTKAAGRGAGLGLGIVSRIAEANNGAITIESKSGRGTRASIYLPVSN; encoded by the coding sequence TTGACGAAGCAAGCGCTCCTATCCGCATTGCCACTGCCAAAAGTGACATACACGTTAGTCGCGATCATCATTGTGGTTTGCATCTCGCTGGGCGCCTGGATCAGTGTGGGAATCACAAGCGCGCAAAGATCGTTGAATCAAGCGCCTCACGAGCGGATCGACTACCACCTGTTCCAGCTCGAAATCGAACTATATCGCCTTGTCGGCGCCATCGATTCGACGATCCGTCAGATCGAAAAGGGGCGCCTTGTGGAAGGCGGCGCCGGCAGTATGCTTTATCAGCGATACGCCATATTCTGGAGCCGGATTGATATTTTCAATGAGGGCCAACCCGCTGCGATGATTGGCCAGATCGAGAGCGGCAACGACCTTGTTTCAGGCTTGGAAGCGCTGCTGCTCTCAAACGAGCGGGTCGCGATCTCAAAAAATCCCAAAATAGCCGAACTCCAACCTCTCAGGGCGCAATTGGAGCCCTGGGGCTTGAAGGTACGGAATGTGGCGCTTGGCGGTTTGTTCCTCGAAAGCCAGGTAATGACGTCCCTGTATTCGGGCCTAAAAAGGAAGTTTCAGTACATTCTCGGTCTGGGTTTCGTACTGTTCGGCGCCATCGCCACGCTGATTGTCTTCGTAATCAGTTCATCGCGTGCGAGAGAGCAAGCCCGCAAGAAAATAGAAAGCCAGCAAAACGCCATAATCAGTATGTCCAGCGGTACCGCGCACGAATTCAATAATCTGCTGATGGCAATTCGCTCGACCGTCGAAATGGCTCGTCTTGAGACCCTCGATGGGAACCGGGAGCAGGCACTCCAGGATCTCGAAGCGATCCATGAAGAATCACGGCGCGGAGTAGATTTGACGCAACGCCTGTTGCGATTTATCGGGCACGCTCCGACGGATGTTCGGTCTTTGCCGGCAAAGGAACTCTTCGAGGCGTGCACCGCCGCCGCGGAGACTATTATCAAGCGCAACTCCTTTGACGCGAAGCCAACCGGGAGTGACCTGAGGTTGCGGGTCGATGTTAGTGGTTTGACAACGGCAGTAAGCTATCTCATCAGCAATGCCGAAGATGCTACAAACAACGGCAACATCACTTTGGCAGGCAGCTCGATATCCCTTCGTCGGACCGCCGCGAAATCCCTTGGTCTTACCGAGGCGAACTATTTTGTACTATCGGTGTCGGACAACGGAACGGGAATGACGCCCGAAGTGCTGGCACATTGCCGCGAGAGCTTCTACACAACGAAAGCTGCGGGAAGAGGCGCAGGGCTTGGCTTGGGGATCGTGTCGCGAATTGCCGAGGCAAACAACGGTGCTATCACAATCGAAAGCAAGTCCGGCAGAGGCACGCGCGCGAGCATATATTTACCCGTCTCAAACTAA
- a CDS encoding Csu type fimbrial protein gives MPHALHKIRNLAVKVAGLGFGCVLAMSTGSPVGPAWAQTAMSAIDLKAEVVSSCAVAGPILTDGQIDFGQLHFGDQSDLSNSVTTQGGGQDGVITVTCSQGQAYTILMDGGNNANAGRRNMVLDGTSVAYDLYTDSAHSNLWNDSTGKQAIGSGAPDDHVVFAKTYPTTALVAPGRYSDRVGITVKW, from the coding sequence ATGCCGCATGCATTGCACAAAATTCGAAACCTGGCAGTGAAGGTCGCTGGCCTGGGCTTCGGCTGTGTGCTGGCGATGTCAACAGGCTCTCCGGTTGGTCCGGCCTGGGCGCAAACGGCGATGTCGGCGATCGACCTAAAGGCGGAAGTGGTGTCGAGCTGCGCGGTTGCCGGCCCCATCCTTACCGATGGTCAGATTGATTTCGGCCAACTGCACTTCGGCGATCAAAGCGATCTTTCAAACTCGGTAACCACCCAAGGTGGTGGGCAGGACGGTGTGATCACGGTTACCTGTTCGCAGGGACAGGCCTACACGATCCTAATGGACGGCGGGAATAACGCCAATGCGGGGCGCCGGAACATGGTCTTGGACGGCACCTCTGTTGCCTACGATCTCTACACGGATTCAGCGCACAGCAACCTATGGAACGATAGCACGGGAAAGCAGGCTATCGGTAGCGGTGCGCCTGACGATCACGTTGTTTTTGCAAAGACTTATCCGACAACCGCACTGGTTGCCCCTGGTCGTTACAGCGACCGGGTTGGCATCACGGTCAAATGGTGA
- a CDS encoding Csu type fimbrial protein — MNANYKFAVVGAVGFLAAVGNAEAAGELRGNMDVLLDIGTGCAVNVDTSGGENQWGTVDFGSQASLSNIIDAESSGTTSANQLEMTCNTGLPYAIGIDLGQNQSGANTRRMSGVVSGEFVAYELYQDAAHTQVWGQIGTAGELQSTGTGAAQEYVVHGRIPSGQTTPSAGSYKDTVRVTVRW, encoded by the coding sequence ATGAATGCAAACTACAAATTCGCAGTTGTCGGAGCCGTTGGGTTTCTGGCTGCTGTAGGTAACGCCGAGGCCGCAGGCGAATTGCGCGGCAACATGGATGTCCTTTTGGACATCGGCACGGGTTGTGCCGTCAACGTCGACACTTCCGGCGGCGAAAACCAGTGGGGCACGGTCGATTTCGGGTCGCAAGCGAGCCTCAGCAATATCATTGATGCGGAATCTTCGGGGACCACATCGGCGAACCAGCTGGAGATGACGTGTAACACGGGTCTTCCCTACGCGATTGGGATCGACTTGGGCCAGAACCAGTCCGGGGCCAACACGCGCCGCATGTCGGGCGTGGTTTCTGGAGAGTTCGTTGCCTACGAGCTTTATCAGGATGCAGCGCATACACAGGTTTGGGGCCAAATTGGCACCGCCGGTGAGCTGCAGTCCACCGGCACAGGCGCAGCGCAAGAGTACGTAGTTCATGGACGTATTCCAAGCGGCCAGACCACGCCGTCAGCGGGATCTTACAAAGATACGGTCCGCGTGACCGTCCGCTGGTAA
- a CDS encoding ATP-binding protein has protein sequence MDRQRQLTNQLSATRARIELSLFNKLSLPIALASFVKSNRDFTEAEFERFATALEERVPGVLSLQLAPDAVVTYITNKEQNAKAIGHDLVADPNRVKEVLDSISRNEFIVAGPLTLIQGGSAIIARLPIFLEGVTSRTGIENFWGFATVLVSADAVLGPDLLGRFETEKSDPFRISVRGKHGRGESGDMVFGTEEDWDRRDGSLEILLPNGSWVIGGTFLAHPSNWLLLILAPMVTGVAVFIGFYMTLSAQERLIQATKDNAKLQAEMLDREKSLALSMISSGVAHEFNNLLMAISSTVDVIKLDDTLSEQTLEDVSLLKGETKRGQRLTQQLLAYSREMELSPQTVKLSQLIAQTLIMARPMVGASITIELKSDDVSDDEVRLDVAEFKGALLNLVRNAQDAMPTGGTIAFSVAGATRRTTSGDEKNENWVELLVVDTGVGMSQEVLSNVLVPFYTTKEVGKGTGLGLPMVAGVVEASKGELSISSIEGKGTTIRILLPAATATLS, from the coding sequence TTGGATCGGCAGCGCCAACTCACCAATCAGTTATCGGCGACGCGCGCCAGGATCGAGTTAAGCCTCTTCAACAAGCTCAGCCTGCCGATAGCCCTTGCCAGTTTCGTAAAATCAAACCGCGATTTCACTGAAGCGGAGTTTGAGCGCTTCGCCACCGCTCTAGAGGAGCGTGTCCCAGGCGTTTTGAGCTTGCAGCTGGCGCCTGATGCTGTGGTTACGTACATCACCAACAAGGAACAGAACGCAAAGGCTATCGGACATGATCTGGTTGCCGACCCAAATCGTGTAAAAGAAGTATTGGATTCCATTAGCCGGAACGAGTTCATCGTCGCCGGACCGTTAACGTTGATTCAGGGCGGCAGCGCCATTATCGCCCGGTTGCCAATCTTCCTTGAGGGTGTGACATCACGTACGGGCATAGAGAATTTTTGGGGGTTTGCCACTGTTCTCGTCTCGGCCGATGCTGTTCTAGGCCCGGACCTGCTTGGACGTTTCGAGACAGAGAAATCCGATCCGTTTCGCATCTCTGTTCGCGGCAAGCATGGGCGAGGCGAAAGCGGTGATATGGTGTTTGGCACCGAGGAGGATTGGGATCGCCGCGACGGTTCGCTGGAAATTCTACTGCCGAACGGTTCTTGGGTGATTGGGGGCACATTCCTCGCCCACCCTTCGAACTGGCTCTTACTGATTTTGGCGCCAATGGTTACTGGTGTTGCGGTGTTTATCGGCTTCTACATGACCTTGTCCGCGCAGGAGCGGTTAATTCAAGCCACCAAGGACAACGCGAAACTACAGGCGGAAATGCTGGATCGTGAGAAATCCTTGGCGCTGTCAATGATTTCAAGCGGGGTGGCCCATGAGTTCAATAATCTGTTAATGGCTATCTCCAGCACTGTGGATGTCATCAAGCTGGATGATACCTTGAGCGAGCAAACCCTCGAAGATGTATCGTTGCTAAAAGGCGAGACCAAGCGAGGTCAAAGGCTAACACAGCAGTTGCTGGCCTATAGCCGCGAGATGGAACTCAGCCCGCAAACGGTGAAGCTGAGCCAGCTCATAGCACAAACCCTCATAATGGCGCGCCCAATGGTCGGTGCGAGCATTACGATAGAATTGAAAAGCGATGACGTTTCCGATGACGAAGTCAGGCTTGACGTAGCAGAGTTTAAAGGGGCGCTTCTAAACCTCGTCCGTAATGCTCAGGACGCGATGCCAACGGGTGGTACGATAGCCTTCTCCGTCGCGGGCGCGACTAGGCGCACGACTTCAGGTGATGAGAAGAACGAGAATTGGGTCGAGCTGCTAGTGGTCGATACCGGTGTTGGGATGTCTCAGGAGGTCCTTTCAAACGTTCTCGTGCCTTTCTACACAACAAAAGAGGTAGGAAAGGGTACGGGCCTTGGGCTGCCTATGGTAGCGGGGGTGGTTGAAGCATCGAAGGGTGAGTTGTCGATCAGCAGTATCGAGGGAAAGGGAACAACGATCCGGATTCTATTGCCCGCTGCAACCGCCACCCTGTCATAA
- a CDS encoding fimbrial biogenesis chaperone, with translation MFGMNGSVKFRIRMFVIMVLTMITFCYAISLGNAASVMISPISLNIGSEKPATLLTLNNLGDSDIAIQVRIKRWVSGGFQDTLVDQSEIIASPPYVVIPAGGRQIVRLVDTNRGQSSDGEMPYRVLVDEIPRSGVGEGSAGNVSFQMRYSVPLFVGGPELNAADPEQRQVLANDLSRNLKTTVVTSSDGQPALKVFNGGSYHARITKLRVRGVDGRAVPVAEGLLGYVLAGEEVQFPMPSAISALRPGASLVAEVNSVELLLIN, from the coding sequence ATGTTTGGAATGAATGGAAGTGTGAAGTTTCGGATCAGGATGTTCGTCATCATGGTCCTTACAATGATCACCTTTTGCTATGCCATCTCCCTTGGCAATGCAGCATCCGTGATGATTTCGCCCATCAGCCTGAACATTGGTTCAGAAAAGCCGGCCACGCTGCTGACGCTCAACAACCTTGGCGACAGTGACATTGCAATCCAAGTTCGCATAAAGCGTTGGGTTAGCGGTGGGTTCCAGGACACTCTGGTCGACCAAAGTGAGATCATTGCCAGCCCCCCCTATGTTGTGATCCCGGCCGGCGGTAGGCAGATCGTTCGCCTCGTCGACACCAATCGTGGTCAATCAAGCGATGGTGAGATGCCTTACCGGGTTTTGGTAGATGAGATTCCGCGAAGCGGGGTCGGCGAAGGTTCCGCAGGCAACGTATCCTTTCAAATGCGGTATTCGGTTCCTCTGTTTGTGGGTGGACCGGAGCTCAACGCCGCCGATCCCGAACAGCGTCAGGTTCTGGCAAACGACTTGAGTCGGAATCTGAAAACGACTGTGGTCACCTCAAGCGACGGTCAGCCAGCGTTGAAAGTGTTTAACGGTGGTTCCTATCACGCCCGGATAACAAAGCTCCGTGTTCGGGGTGTGGATGGTCGTGCCGTACCAGTTGCAGAGGGGCTCCTTGGCTACGTGTTGGCGGGTGAAGAAGTTCAGTTCCCTATGCCCTCGGCGATCTCTGCGCTCCGCCCCGGCGCCAGTCTCG
- a CDS encoding DDE-type integrase/transposase/recombinase, producing the protein MCIRFPLSLQKVEDLLRERGINISHETVRFWWQRFGPMFAAEIRKRRIQSMRSSLWRWHLDEMIVKIIGNAYRQECSRWLSNRAENSHLRFRRREQAMLRFRQMRSLQQFAAVHASVYNLFNSERALSSRT; encoded by the coding sequence ATGTGCATTCGGTTTCCTCTCTCACTTCAGAAGGTAGAGGATCTTCTGCGCGAGCGCGGCATCAATATCAGCCACGAGACCGTGCGCTTTTGGTGGCAGCGGTTCGGTCCAATGTTCGCAGCCGAGATCCGTAAGCGACGGATCCAGAGCATGCGGTCAAGCCTCTGGCGATGGCACCTGGACGAGATGATCGTGAAGATCATTGGCAATGCCTACAGACAGGAATGTAGCCGCTGGCTGAGCAATCGCGCTGAGAATTCGCATCTGCGATTCCGACGACGGGAGCAAGCTATGCTGCGCTTCAGGCAGATGCGAAGTTTGCAGCAATTCGCCGCCGTTCATGCCTCCGTCTACAACCTCTTCAACTCAGAACGCGCCCTTTCTTCTCGAAC
- a CDS encoding response regulator yields the protein MFGNEHFVKTNQKAAVLIVDDNPLTRRSVNLWLTRAGYRVAEAETPSIAIQTLQRDTFDVILVDYDLPQMSGADLTQNIHEQHLAANRPAIICMTGARPDNLGNGCAYDDPFTAWIDKPFELSSLEILVETHGSAPFKPLQAKVDPTEAKT from the coding sequence ATGTTTGGAAATGAGCACTTTGTGAAAACGAACCAAAAAGCGGCGGTGTTGATTGTCGACGACAATCCACTTACCCGCCGATCGGTCAATCTGTGGCTGACCCGTGCCGGGTACCGCGTTGCCGAAGCGGAGACCCCCTCAATTGCGATTCAAACTCTGCAGCGGGATACGTTTGACGTAATCCTCGTAGATTACGACCTGCCGCAGATGTCGGGCGCAGACCTGACGCAGAACATTCATGAGCAACATCTCGCCGCCAACCGGCCGGCTATCATATGTATGACCGGCGCTCGCCCGGACAACCTGGGGAATGGTTGCGCCTACGACGATCCGTTCACCGCTTGGATCGATAAGCCATTCGAACTTTCAAGCCTGGAAATACTGGTGGAAACACACGGTTCAGCACCGTTTAAGCCTTTGCAGGCAAAGGTCGACCCGACGGAAGCAAAGACATGA
- a CDS encoding molybdopterin-dependent oxidoreductase, whose amino-acid sequence MSSFPIAVLQRRRASKSPALAFAFLPLIAFLAVAAFTVSASAEQVLLEISTDESGDNLRRYDRADLAALEQQTIRTSTAWTDGVKVFKGPLVRDLLTAEEEQAFETVEAVAANDYRVSIPMSDFVSYDVILATEMDGQELTLRDKGPLWIVYPRDDYTDLNQSAVDARWVWQLVRLEMN is encoded by the coding sequence ATGAGTAGTTTTCCTATAGCAGTCCTGCAGCGCCGCCGGGCCTCGAAATCGCCGGCGTTGGCTTTTGCCTTTCTACCCCTTATCGCGTTCCTCGCTGTTGCAGCGTTCACGGTCTCAGCTTCGGCGGAGCAGGTTCTCCTGGAAATTTCGACTGATGAGTCCGGCGACAACCTACGCCGTTACGATAGAGCCGATCTTGCCGCGTTAGAACAGCAGACCATCCGAACGTCGACTGCTTGGACCGATGGTGTGAAGGTGTTCAAAGGGCCCCTCGTCCGTGACCTGCTGACCGCCGAAGAAGAGCAGGCTTTTGAAACTGTTGAGGCGGTTGCAGCCAACGACTATCGGGTTTCTATCCCGATGTCGGATTTTGTTTCCTATGACGTGATTCTTGCTACCGAAATGGACGGCCAAGAATTAACGCTTCGCGACAAAGGGCCTTTGTGGATCGTCTACCCAAGAGACGATTACACTGATTTGAATCAATCCGCTGTCGATGCCCGTTGGGTCTGGCAGCTTGTCCGGCTTGAAATGAACTAG
- a CDS encoding response regulator transcription factor has product MQKYIWVLEDEEQIARSVKRYLEREGYLVSTFDKVAKLRASISDELPDAFILDINLPDGNGVALTQVLRELTDKPILLITGRADLEDRIKGLDAGADDYILKPFDLEELAARLRRNISRSGSTGEWRTGEIVVDDITLDRTAGKLSRKNGAVIDLTDWEVKLLHYLMSSPNKVVSREHLYEFARGRILDPDDRSLDVYIHRIRKALKILDPNNERVRTVRGEGYVFLTNE; this is encoded by the coding sequence ATGCAGAAGTATATTTGGGTGCTGGAAGATGAAGAGCAGATCGCTCGGTCGGTCAAACGCTACCTTGAACGCGAAGGCTATTTGGTGTCGACTTTTGACAAAGTAGCCAAGCTCCGCGCCTCAATCTCGGACGAACTGCCTGATGCCTTCATTTTGGATATCAACCTACCCGACGGCAACGGTGTCGCCCTCACCCAAGTACTTCGGGAGCTCACTGACAAGCCGATCCTGCTGATAACCGGTCGGGCGGATCTAGAAGACCGGATTAAAGGGCTTGATGCCGGTGCCGACGACTACATCCTGAAGCCATTCGATCTGGAGGAATTGGCCGCCCGTTTGCGTCGAAACATCTCACGCAGCGGTTCAACCGGCGAATGGCGGACCGGTGAAATCGTGGTCGACGACATTACTTTGGATCGAACTGCAGGAAAGTTATCGCGCAAGAACGGGGCGGTCATTGATCTAACAGACTGGGAAGTCAAACTTTTGCATTACCTGATGTCCAGCCCCAACAAAGTCGTTAGTCGTGAACATCTCTATGAGTTCGCACGCGGGAGAATTCTGGACCCGGATGATCGATCCCTGGACGTTTATATTCACCGGATTCGCAAGGCGTTGAAGATCCTCGATCCCAACAACGAGCGTGTACGAACGGTGCGCGGCGAGGGATATGTTTTTCTGACCAACGAATAG